In Halobacteroides halobius DSM 5150, the genomic window ACCTGATAAGCTTAAAGAACGCTTTAAGCTTGATTATTTAACTTCTGATACTTATCAATTAGTTGCTGATATTGGAAGAAAAAGAGGTTGTTTACAATCCGGAGGAAGAATTGATAGAGACAGGGTCTCTAATATAATCTTACGAGAATTTAAGGAAGGAAAACTAGGACGATTGACTTTAGAACGTCCACCAAAGGAGGCTAACAAATGAAAGTATCTAAGCTAACAATTAAAGAACTGAAAGAAAAAATAGAAAAAAAGGACCAAGTTTCAGAAGAGTTAATTGTTAAATTAGAAGCTGATAGTAGAACTGGAGTTCACAAAATTGCTCAGAAGTTAAGAAGAAAAGAAGAAAGAAAGAAAGAAGCAAAACAAAAGTTTAAAGAGATGAGCCAGTATGAGAAAAAATTACACCAACAAAATTATAGATTGATTGCTGGGATTGATGAAGCAGGAAGAGGGCCACTAGCAGGTCCAGTAGTAGCTGCAGCTGTAATATTACCAACTGATAAGTTTATTTTAGGACTTGATGATTCTAAAAAATTAAATGAAAAAAAGAGAGAAGAATTGTTTGATATTATTTATAACCAAGCAATAGATATAGGGGTAGGAGTAGTTGATAATCAACGAATTGATGAGATTAATATATTAAATGCTACTTATGAAGCTATGAAAAAAGCGATTAAAGATTTAGAAACTAATCCTGATTATTTAT contains:
- a CDS encoding ribonuclease HII: MKVSKLTIKELKEKIEKKDQVSEELIVKLEADSRTGVHKIAQKLRRKEERKKEAKQKFKEMSQYEKKLHQQNYRLIAGIDEAGRGPLAGPVVAAAVILPTDKFILGLDDSKKLNEKKREELFDIIYNQAIDIGVGVVDNQRIDEINILNATYEAMKKAIKDLETNPDYLLIDAEELSDVNIPQQGITRGDSKSISIAAASIIAKVTRDRKLVEYDKEYPHYNFASNKGYGTAEHITALREQGPSPIHRHSFKVVKKST